The Orcinus orca chromosome 4, mOrcOrc1.1, whole genome shotgun sequence genome includes a region encoding these proteins:
- the TRIM2 gene encoding tripartite motif-containing protein 2 isoform X5, which produces MRQRAGSKTAGPPCQWSRMASEATNIPSPVVRQIDKQFLICSICLERYKNPKVLPCLHTFCERCLQNYIPAHSLTLSCPVCRQTSILPEKGVAALQNNFFITNLMDVLQRTPGSNAEESSILETVTAVAAGKPLSCPNHDGNVSERMAGTAWAEGLLDLGRLWSIRGYIH; this is translated from the exons CGGCAGCGTGCAGGGTCAAAGACAGCCGGCCCCCCATGTCAGTGGTCTAGGATGGCAAGTGAAGCCACCAACATCCCAAGTCCTGTGGTGCGCCAGATTGACAAGCAGTTTCTGATTTGCAGTATATGCCTGGAAAGGTACAAGAATCCCAAGGTTCTCCCCTGTCTGCACACTTTCTGCGAGAG GTGCCTGCAGAACTACATTCCCGCCCACAGTCTAACCCTCTCCTGCCCCGTGTGCCGCCAGACCTCCATCCTGCCCGAGAAGGGGGTGGCCGCGCTCCAGAACAACTTCTTCATCACAAACCTGATGGACGTGCTGCAGCGAACTCCAGGCAGCAATGCTGAGGAGTCCTCCATCCTGGAGACAGTCACCGCTGTGGCTGCGGGGAAGCCTCTCTCTTGCCCAAACCACGATGGGAATGTAAGTGAGCGGATGGCAGGCACTGCCTGGGCCGAGGGGCTGCTTGATTTGGGGAGGCTTTGGTCAATCAGAGGGTATATACACTGA